A genomic segment from Paenibacillus sp. FSL K6-1096 encodes:
- a CDS encoding ABC transporter ATP-binding protein, whose amino-acid sequence MQTGLVTRLLLGKYVWLLGIGAMVAFILVGVEMGLALLIQQSMQFAFRGQRELLLHSLSLLFTLVLVGALLKYGEKYLLGRYGAMTMHQVRTSLAEKTQYITVKQLESRHSGDWLSRLSNDGFALQNFIVGDLYNYVYQPLIFVAAFSYLLSIDWQLVLICSVIIPLTVLLSINISRPLRGLNLEVQTNLSQYNSLIQETIDGSVTVKSNNMQPYLMGKTGSILQQWLRSVIRMEKRRRWIIPLDIILRVLPFVLCILVGGYRALNQHITSDELLIFIYLINYIVQPSVQIPYLIARFRQTGASVERINELFMEGEERKDGGGLEPGDQLPLVLSHVGFAYEADTPVLEEVSQSFERGKIYAIVGESGSGKSTLFKLLTGMYEYGKGEILLYGQPLSSLSLADIRKQYSVVEQEPYLFPLSIEDNILLARADTEAIDVRRAAHQANAHDFIMQLPEGYQTMLSDGGTTLSGGQRQRIALARAILKNAPVLLLDEAGSALDAESEQKLYEALLTLASGGTTILIIAHRLKVCEIADEVIVMKEGKKLAGGAHSDLLVSCSEYARMYRLQESGAGPVRSASGEGEA is encoded by the coding sequence GTGCAAACCGGCTTAGTCACTCGTTTGTTATTGGGAAAGTATGTGTGGCTGCTTGGAATCGGCGCAATGGTTGCCTTTATTCTGGTAGGTGTTGAAATGGGGCTGGCTCTGTTGATCCAGCAGTCCATGCAGTTTGCTTTCAGAGGGCAGCGGGAGCTGCTCCTGCATTCACTCAGTCTCTTGTTCACGCTCGTCCTGGTGGGTGCATTGCTTAAATATGGGGAGAAGTACCTGCTTGGGCGGTATGGGGCAATGACGATGCACCAGGTGCGGACTTCACTGGCTGAGAAAACCCAGTACATTACTGTTAAGCAGTTGGAGTCACGGCACTCCGGCGACTGGTTATCGCGGTTGTCCAACGACGGTTTTGCGCTGCAGAATTTCATCGTCGGTGATCTGTACAACTATGTTTACCAGCCTCTGATTTTTGTTGCAGCCTTCAGCTACCTGCTTAGCATTGATTGGCAGCTTGTCCTTATCTGCAGCGTAATCATTCCCCTCACGGTACTGCTGTCTATCAACATCAGCAGGCCGCTGCGGGGACTAAACCTAGAGGTGCAGACCAACCTGTCGCAATACAACTCCCTTATTCAGGAGACCATTGACGGCTCAGTAACCGTTAAAAGCAACAATATGCAGCCTTATCTCATGGGAAAGACAGGCAGCATCCTTCAGCAATGGCTCCGCAGCGTAATCCGGATGGAGAAGAGAAGGAGATGGATTATTCCGCTGGATATTATCCTGAGGGTCCTGCCGTTTGTGTTGTGTATACTGGTGGGCGGGTACCGTGCATTAAACCAGCATATCACATCTGACGAGCTATTGATTTTTATCTATTTAATTAATTACATTGTACAGCCAAGTGTCCAGATTCCGTATTTAATTGCGAGATTCAGACAGACCGGAGCCTCGGTTGAGCGGATCAATGAGCTGTTTATGGAGGGCGAGGAGCGCAAGGATGGCGGCGGACTGGAACCCGGTGATCAGCTCCCGCTGGTGCTGAGCCATGTCGGGTTTGCCTATGAAGCGGATACGCCTGTGCTGGAAGAGGTCAGCCAAAGCTTCGAACGCGGTAAAATCTATGCCATTGTGGGAGAGAGCGGCAGCGGGAAGTCTACTCTGTTCAAACTGCTGACCGGTATGTATGAATATGGAAAAGGTGAGATATTGTTGTATGGTCAACCGCTCAGCAGCCTGTCTCTTGCTGACATCCGCAAGCAATACTCCGTTGTCGAGCAGGAGCCGTATCTGTTTCCGCTGAGCATCGAGGATAATATTCTTCTGGCCCGGGCCGACACTGAAGCGATCGATGTCCGGCGGGCCGCACATCAGGCCAATGCGCATGATTTCATTATGCAGCTCCCCGAAGGTTATCAGACGATGCTTAGCGATGGTGGAACCACACTATCCGGCGGGCAGCGGCAACGGATTGCCCTGGCCCGAGCCATACTGAAGAATGCGCCAGTGCTTCTCTTGGATGAGGCTGGATCAGCTCTCGATGCAGAATCTGAGCAGAAACTATACGAAGCCTTGCTAACATTAGCCTCCGGGGGCACAACCATTCTTATTATTGCACATCGTCTCAAGGTCTGCGAAATCGCGGATGAGGTCATCGTCATGAAAGAAGGCAAGAAGCTGGCCGGCGGGGCTCATTCAGATTTGCTGGTCTCTTGCAGCGAATATGCCCGCATGTACCGTTTACAGGAGAGTGGAGCCGGTCCGGTCCGCTCAGCTTCAGGGGAGGGAGAAGCATGA
- a CDS encoding ABC transporter ATP-binding protein: protein MSGRRHSKREYKNLYTLLKEKRGTYLVGVLGSSLGNALMSIVMAFTLMGMIEAVMNNDLHSLYGALGGIGILALLVSVFSPMFSYGYQTSVKKNMERLRREGYNKLLHLPMSKMDSVSKGDISSTLNNDINRVELAFTEHTTSACYTIFLGLGSVLSMFVLNWRFAAVLLILSIVSYVVNTTLSKRIRKDSDELQQQLGTASQSFSELLSGAFVLRLFPGAARFRQRFGQDSLKVARLSTSLAKKSGWLEAINYLVNFLSFGGVIAIGAMLVLEKSVTIEKVVAIVQLQTNINFAFNQWSRFIAGLQGALSSQARISGLMTSETEILSGDSLKLEMKPEIQLTNLSFSYNRQNRALNELNLTIPAGSTVAFVGLSGSGKSTLAKLIMGLYMDYSGSLTIGGMEVKDWPVHQLREHVAFVPQHSYIFEGTVEDNIRAGNESASIDDVVQTAKKAQIHDYIMQLPEGYQTRLNENGQLLSGGQKQRIALARMFLKDAPVIVLDEPTSALDNNTEGLLQEAIQAMPEGKTIIVIAHRLTTIQHADQIFVMNQGAIAECGTHAELLRLEGYYNRLYTGGIQKGVS from the coding sequence ATGAGCGGGCGCAGACATAGTAAAAGGGAGTACAAAAATCTGTATACCTTGCTGAAAGAGAAGCGGGGCACATACCTGGTAGGCGTACTTGGCAGCAGTCTTGGGAATGCGCTTATGTCAATCGTCATGGCGTTTACGCTGATGGGCATGATTGAAGCCGTCATGAATAATGATTTGCATTCACTCTATGGTGCATTAGGAGGAATAGGTATCCTAGCGCTGCTTGTAAGCGTCTTCTCTCCAATGTTCAGCTACGGATACCAAACCAGTGTCAAAAAGAACATGGAGCGGCTCCGGCGGGAAGGCTACAACAAGCTGCTTCATCTGCCGATGAGCAAGATGGATTCCGTGTCCAAGGGAGATATCAGCTCCACGTTAAACAATGACATTAACCGGGTGGAGCTGGCTTTTACCGAGCATACCACATCGGCTTGCTATACCATATTTCTCGGCCTGGGCTCGGTCCTGTCGATGTTCGTACTGAACTGGAGATTTGCTGCTGTCCTGTTAATCTTAAGCATTGTCTCCTATGTGGTGAATACCACGCTCTCCAAGCGCATCCGGAAGGATAGCGATGAACTGCAGCAGCAGCTGGGGACGGCAAGCCAGTCCTTCAGTGAATTGCTGTCGGGCGCCTTCGTCTTAAGATTATTTCCGGGAGCAGCCAGATTCCGGCAGAGGTTCGGGCAGGACAGCCTGAAAGTGGCGCGGTTATCAACATCTCTGGCCAAGAAGAGCGGGTGGCTGGAGGCCATCAATTATCTGGTGAACTTCTTAAGCTTTGGCGGTGTTATTGCCATTGGAGCGATGCTTGTCCTGGAGAAAAGTGTAACCATCGAGAAGGTTGTAGCTATCGTTCAATTGCAGACCAATATTAACTTCGCCTTTAATCAGTGGAGCCGATTCATTGCCGGACTACAGGGAGCCTTGTCCAGCCAAGCCAGAATCAGCGGACTCATGACCAGTGAAACAGAGATTCTGTCCGGGGATTCTCTGAAGCTGGAGATGAAGCCGGAGATTCAGCTTACCAATCTTAGCTTTTCATATAACCGGCAGAATAGGGCGCTAAATGAGCTGAACCTAACCATACCTGCGGGAAGTACGGTTGCTTTTGTCGGCTTAAGCGGGTCAGGGAAAAGCACTCTGGCCAAGTTGATTATGGGTCTGTACATGGATTATTCAGGTAGTCTCACCATTGGCGGAATGGAAGTAAAAGATTGGCCGGTACATCAGTTAAGAGAGCATGTCGCATTTGTTCCGCAGCATTCTTATATCTTTGAAGGAACTGTTGAGGATAATATAAGGGCGGGTAATGAATCGGCATCCATTGACGATGTAGTTCAGACAGCCAAGAAAGCGCAAATCCATGACTATATCATGCAGCTGCCTGAAGGATATCAGACTAGGTTGAACGAGAACGGCCAACTGCTGTCTGGAGGACAAAAGCAGCGGATTGCGCTTGCCCGCATGTTTCTGAAGGATGCTCCGGTCATTGTGCTCGATGAACCAACCTCCGCGCTGGATAACAACACAGAGGGCTTGCTGCAGGAGGCTATTCAGGCCATGCCCGAGGGCAAGACAATTATTGTAATTGCTCACCGGCTGACTACCATCCAGCATGCGGACCAGATCTTTGTCATGAATCAAGGAGCTATAGCCGAATGTGGGACACACGCTGAACTGCTTCGATTAGAAGGATATTATAACAGGCTCTATACCGGGGGAATACAGAAGGGAGTGTCGTGA
- a CDS encoding ABC transporter ATP-binding protein: protein MELLVENLEKSFGDKQVLTGADLVFEQGKIYGLLGRNGAGKTTLFNCLSGEIQADRGGFKLVQGNTCRELQPEDVGYVYSLPILPEFLTGYEFIRFYIDVNQAAVADRGGDIDALFDLMSIEQSDRHKLIKHYSHGMKNKLQMLLVLLMRPPVILLDEPLTSLDVVVALEMKQLLRKMKEDHVLIFSTHILQLAADLCDELALLHRGKLTRVSAGLLKQPDFEQQVIELLSEDDANEPGKGEVDAHDGDA, encoded by the coding sequence ATGGAGTTACTTGTAGAGAACTTAGAAAAAAGCTTCGGCGATAAGCAGGTATTGACGGGTGCGGATTTGGTATTTGAGCAGGGGAAGATTTACGGACTGCTTGGCCGCAACGGAGCCGGAAAAACGACATTGTTCAATTGCTTAAGCGGGGAAATACAAGCGGATCGCGGAGGGTTCAAGCTGGTACAGGGCAATACCTGCCGCGAATTGCAGCCGGAGGATGTGGGTTATGTGTATTCACTGCCCATTTTGCCGGAATTTCTGACCGGATATGAATTTATCCGTTTTTATATTGATGTGAATCAGGCGGCGGTGGCAGACCGGGGCGGAGATATAGACGCACTATTCGACTTGATGTCTATTGAACAGAGTGACCGCCACAAGCTGATTAAGCACTATTCACATGGAATGAAAAACAAACTGCAAATGCTGCTCGTTCTGCTCATGCGGCCTCCTGTCATTCTCCTGGATGAACCGCTGACTTCGCTTGATGTTGTCGTTGCCTTAGAGATGAAGCAGCTATTACGGAAAATGAAAGAGGATCATGTGCTGATTTTCTCCACGCATATCCTGCAACTGGCCGCCGATTTATGCGATGAGCTGGCCCTGCTTCATCGAGGCAAGCTGACGCGCGTATCAGCCGGGTTGCTGAAACAGCCGGATTTTGAGCAGCAGGTGATTGAGTTATTGAGTGAAGATGACGCCAATGAACCCGGAAAAGGGGAGGTGGATGCCCATGACGGAGATGCTTAA
- a CDS encoding YjcZ family sporulation protein, whose amino-acid sequence MSENVGGVGHHPVGFTSTAAILVLYILLVIILSACFV is encoded by the coding sequence ATGAGTGAAAATGTTGGGGGTGTCGGCCATCACCCTGTTGGGTTTACATCTACAGCTGCGATTCTAGTTCTTTATATCTTACTGGTTATTATTCTTAGTGCATGCTTTGTCTAA
- a CDS encoding MDR family MFS transporter, producing MSDTNNSHSMQAAFSLKQILPILLAVASGMFLVILDSTIMNVAVPKLVNAFDTNLSTIQWVITAYTLSLSAVIPLAGWFSDRFSPKRMFMISIVLFVLASVLCAMATTPGQLIVFRIIQGLGGGMVAPIGIATVFMVAPPDKRGSVMGILGIPMLLAPILGPLLSGWLIEYINWHWIFFINVPVGILALLMAWRYLPASGAKANNKLDVIGALLAPVAFTSIVFAVHQAGEKGWSNLWTLAPLAGGLVILAIFIWNELRQKHPLLELRVFRSPTFVHGISVAWLNQIALFGSILLFPLYLQQVRGLTPLEAGLYVIPQALLSTVGINAGGRLFDRFGVRPVAVMGILSLCGSLLALTQIDAHTSTLYIICSFAFAGLGQGLTMMQINTHVLRSAPKELISRVTPITTSAQQIMSSFGVTITMAFLTKQIRGLPAQHSFDQLGHAFGSTFWITLGFAVSALILSLFFAGKKQVS from the coding sequence ATGTCAGATACAAATAATAGCCACAGTATGCAGGCAGCCTTTTCCTTAAAGCAGATATTGCCCATCCTTCTCGCAGTGGCATCAGGGATGTTCCTGGTGATCTTAGACAGCACCATCATGAATGTGGCTGTACCGAAATTAGTGAATGCCTTCGATACCAATCTTAGTACGATTCAGTGGGTCATAACGGCGTATACCTTGTCTTTATCGGCAGTCATTCCGCTCGCTGGCTGGTTCTCTGACCGTTTCTCGCCCAAACGGATGTTTATGATCAGCATTGTGTTATTTGTGCTCGCTTCTGTGTTGTGTGCAATGGCAACCACTCCTGGTCAGCTTATCGTTTTCCGCATTATTCAAGGTTTGGGCGGGGGCATGGTGGCTCCCATCGGAATTGCTACGGTATTCATGGTCGCTCCACCTGACAAAAGAGGATCTGTGATGGGCATTCTCGGTATCCCGATGCTGCTTGCTCCCATTCTGGGACCTTTATTGTCGGGCTGGCTGATCGAGTACATCAATTGGCACTGGATTTTTTTCATCAACGTGCCGGTTGGCATTTTGGCTTTACTGATGGCTTGGAGGTACTTACCTGCATCGGGTGCAAAAGCCAACAACAAGCTGGATGTAATCGGGGCACTTTTGGCTCCGGTTGCCTTTACTTCCATTGTGTTTGCTGTACATCAAGCAGGAGAGAAGGGGTGGTCTAATCTATGGACGTTAGCTCCTCTGGCAGGGGGCCTGGTTATACTGGCCATCTTTATCTGGAATGAGCTTAGGCAAAAGCATCCACTGCTGGAGCTGCGGGTATTCCGCTCGCCTACCTTTGTACATGGTATTTCTGTCGCCTGGCTGAATCAGATCGCTTTATTCGGAAGTATTCTTTTATTCCCCCTGTATCTCCAGCAAGTGAGGGGGCTAACGCCTCTTGAGGCTGGATTATATGTGATCCCGCAAGCCCTGTTATCCACAGTCGGGATTAATGCCGGCGGCCGGTTGTTTGACCGTTTCGGTGTCCGCCCGGTCGCCGTCATGGGTATTCTGTCACTTTGCGGGTCCTTACTTGCTCTGACGCAGATTGATGCCCATACCAGTACGTTATACATCATTTGCAGCTTTGCTTTTGCTGGGCTTGGGCAAGGATTAACGATGATGCAGATCAATACCCATGTCCTCAGATCAGCTCCCAAGGAATTAATCAGCCGTGTCACACCCATAACGACTTCAGCCCAGCAAATCATGTCCTCCTTCGGCGTTACTATCACGATGGCTTTTCTGACCAAGCAAATCAGGGGACTTCCCGCACAGCATTCATTCGATCAATTAGGTCATGCCTTCGGCTCCACATTCTGGATTACTTTAGGCTTTGCAGTTAGCGCATTGATTTTATCTTTGTTTTTTGCAGGCAAGAAGCAGGTTTCTTAA
- a CDS encoding NAD(P)/FAD-dependent oxidoreductase translates to MTTVHSTGQRKIAIIGGGPGGLTLALILQQHGISSIVYEREHEDLSHERGGSLDIHEESGQLALKEAGLYEAFLQAARFEGEDFRLMDKTGTLYLDEVADEESPEGQRRPEIDRGVLCDLLLSKLDPATIQYGYKLEKAIPLGEGKTELHFENGHTAVADLVIGADGAFSRVRPLLSDTDVEYSGLTMLELNVIAADHPDLAAFNARGKMFALDDHKGILGQLNGNGRIKVYASFKVGRDWLDDIRNDKPQEIKAKLLELFHDWSEPLKNYIRYAEDAVVPRRIYMLPVGFRWERSAGVTLIGDAAHVMSPFAGEGVNLAMLDALELALAIVRNEQTSVAIEEYEEKMFQYASEKAYVSNENLILSFSENAAPKFAALMQSYQDQYDQQD, encoded by the coding sequence ATGACAACTGTTCATTCTACCGGACAACGCAAGATCGCCATTATTGGAGGGGGACCAGGGGGGCTAACGCTTGCCCTGATTCTGCAGCAGCATGGTATTTCTTCGATCGTTTACGAGCGTGAGCATGAGGATCTTAGCCATGAACGCGGAGGCTCGTTAGATATCCATGAAGAATCCGGGCAGCTCGCTTTGAAGGAGGCGGGATTATATGAGGCTTTTCTGCAAGCCGCACGGTTTGAAGGCGAAGACTTCCGGCTCATGGATAAGACGGGGACCCTATACCTGGATGAAGTGGCCGATGAAGAGAGTCCGGAAGGGCAGAGACGCCCGGAGATTGACCGTGGTGTGCTGTGTGACTTGCTTTTAAGCAAATTAGATCCGGCTACTATACAATATGGCTATAAACTGGAGAAGGCTATACCTCTGGGAGAAGGCAAGACGGAGCTTCATTTTGAGAATGGACATACCGCTGTGGCTGATCTTGTCATTGGTGCGGACGGTGCCTTTTCCCGTGTTCGTCCTCTGCTCTCGGATACAGATGTGGAATATTCAGGTCTGACGATGCTGGAGCTTAATGTGATTGCCGCCGATCACCCGGACTTAGCAGCATTCAATGCTCGTGGCAAGATGTTCGCGCTGGATGATCACAAAGGGATTCTGGGCCAGTTGAACGGCAATGGGAGGATCAAAGTATATGCGAGCTTCAAGGTCGGCCGGGACTGGTTAGATGACATTCGAAATGATAAGCCACAGGAGATAAAGGCAAAGCTGCTTGAGCTGTTTCACGATTGGAGTGAGCCGCTTAAGAATTATATCCGGTATGCGGAAGATGCGGTGGTACCCAGACGGATCTACATGCTGCCAGTCGGGTTTCGCTGGGAACGCAGCGCTGGTGTCACGTTGATTGGAGATGCAGCACATGTCATGTCTCCTTTTGCCGGAGAAGGAGTGAATCTTGCAATGCTGGATGCGCTGGAGCTGGCGCTGGCCATAGTAAGGAACGAGCAGACCTCTGTGGCGATTGAAGAATATGAGGAGAAAATGTTCCAGTATGCCTCAGAGAAAGCGTATGTGTCTAACGAAAATCTCATCCTCAGCTTCTCAGAGAATGCGGCTCCAAAATTTGCTGCACTCATGCAATCTTATCAAGATCAGTATGACCAGCAAGACTGA
- a CDS encoding helix-turn-helix domain-containing protein, producing the protein MMKPKREIVSRRNRPAKEPLSHEIIVKTAYELLKQEGTSGMSMRKVAKQLDTGPSSLYVYVKNLQELSSYVLDLGLGELNLPELTEENWKEQLFQALHAYAELLIGQPGLAELSLQTIPIGNNAFRLNEYLLNVLQKGGINSTSAAWGTDLLLLYVSSIALEKAKRANGLMATAQSYYNDADPVRFPLMNSLKTDLFSGDTASKERFFWAIEVILQGILHKQQDG; encoded by the coding sequence ATGATGAAACCTAAACGTGAAATTGTGAGCCGCCGTAACCGGCCAGCCAAAGAACCCCTTAGTCATGAAATCATTGTCAAGACGGCGTATGAGCTGCTGAAGCAGGAAGGAACCTCCGGCATGAGCATGAGGAAGGTAGCCAAGCAACTGGACACTGGACCTTCCTCCCTGTATGTTTACGTTAAAAATCTGCAGGAATTGAGCTCCTATGTGCTTGACCTGGGTCTCGGTGAGTTGAACCTGCCTGAGCTTACGGAAGAGAACTGGAAGGAGCAGTTATTTCAAGCACTCCATGCTTATGCAGAGCTGCTTATCGGACAACCCGGATTAGCCGAGCTGTCTTTGCAGACGATTCCTATTGGGAATAATGCCTTTCGTCTGAATGAGTATTTACTTAACGTCCTGCAAAAGGGCGGAATCAACTCTACGTCTGCTGCCTGGGGAACAGATCTGCTGCTCCTGTATGTGTCTTCTATTGCATTAGAGAAGGCTAAGAGAGCAAACGGACTGATGGCCACTGCCCAGAGTTACTATAATGATGCAGATCCGGTACGTTTTCCGTTGATGAACAGTCTGAAGACCGATTTATTCTCGGGGGATACCGCCTCCAAGGAAAGATTCTTCTGGGCAATCGAAGTGATACTCCAGGGGATATTGCACAAACAGCAGGATGGATAA
- the hxlB gene encoding 6-phospho-3-hexuloisomerase — protein MKTTQYIAEIVQELHQTVHLINDSEAEKLVQQILASKKIFVAGAGRSGLMGKAFVMRMMHMGIDAYVVGETVTANLEKDDLLILGSGSGETRTLVAIAEKAKSLGGTIAAITISPESTIGQLADIIVKLPGVTKDQSEGDYRTIQPMGSLFEQAMLLLYDAIILRFMEEKNLDSNKMYGKHANLE, from the coding sequence ATGAAGACTACTCAATATATAGCGGAAATCGTTCAAGAATTACATCAGACCGTTCATCTCATTAATGATTCAGAGGCTGAGAAGCTGGTACAGCAAATTTTAGCATCCAAGAAGATTTTTGTGGCGGGTGCCGGCCGATCCGGACTCATGGGTAAAGCTTTTGTGATGCGAATGATGCATATGGGGATTGATGCCTATGTAGTCGGGGAGACCGTAACCGCTAATTTGGAAAAGGATGATTTATTAATCCTTGGTTCAGGATCAGGGGAAACCAGAACCTTAGTTGCCATTGCCGAAAAAGCTAAAAGCTTAGGCGGCACAATCGCGGCTATCACCATTTCTCCTGAGTCAACTATTGGACAGTTAGCCGATATTATTGTTAAATTACCGGGAGTCACCAAAGACCAGTCTGAAGGTGATTACCGGACGATTCAACCCATGGGATCGCTATTTGAGCAAGCCATGCTGTTATTGTATGATGCGATAATCCTGCGTTTCATGGAGGAGAAGAATCTGGACTCTAATAAAATGTATGGAAAACATGCGAATCTTGAATAG
- the hxlA gene encoding 3-hexulose-6-phosphate synthase has translation MKLQLALDLVDIQGAIALVKEVEEHVDVVEIGTPVVINEGLRAVKELKAAFPNLTVLADLKIMDAAGYEVSQAAAAGADIITILGAAEDESIKGAVAEAKKQGKQILADMIAVKDIAARAKQLDELGVDYICVHTGYDLQAVGKNSFEDLSTIKSVVKHAKTAVAGGIKLETLPEVIKQHPDLVIVGGGITNKEDKKAAAREMQALIKQG, from the coding sequence ATGAAATTACAATTAGCGTTAGATCTTGTCGATATTCAGGGTGCCATTGCATTAGTGAAAGAGGTAGAAGAGCATGTAGACGTTGTAGAGATTGGTACTCCAGTAGTTATCAATGAAGGTCTTAGAGCAGTAAAAGAGCTTAAAGCTGCCTTCCCTAACTTAACCGTATTGGCAGACCTGAAAATTATGGATGCAGCCGGATATGAAGTAAGCCAGGCCGCAGCTGCAGGCGCGGATATCATCACCATTCTTGGTGCGGCCGAAGACGAATCCATTAAAGGTGCTGTAGCGGAAGCTAAAAAACAGGGAAAGCAAATCCTTGCGGATATGATCGCCGTGAAGGATATTGCCGCCCGCGCTAAGCAACTCGATGAACTTGGTGTTGATTATATCTGCGTTCACACCGGTTACGATCTTCAGGCCGTTGGAAAGAATTCCTTCGAGGACCTTTCAACCATCAAAAGCGTTGTAAAACATGCGAAAACCGCTGTTGCAGGCGGTATCAAATTAGAAACTCTTCCTGAAGTTATCAAACAACACCCGGATCTGGTTATTGTAGGCGGCGGGATTACGAATAAAGAGGATAAGAAAGCTGCGGCACGCGAAATGCAAGCTCTAATCAAACAAGGTTAA
- a CDS encoding winged helix-turn-helix transcriptional regulator translates to MPNLREKTFNCEKELTLSVIGGKWKMLILWHLGKEGTKRFGELKSLIPDITQRMLVNQLRELEDHLIVHREVYPVVPPKVEYSLTEYGESLIPILDAMYQWGKDYIRDVLDQETPYKSGT, encoded by the coding sequence ATGCCAAATTTGAGAGAGAAAACATTTAACTGCGAGAAGGAGCTGACGCTTTCCGTCATTGGCGGTAAGTGGAAAATGCTGATTTTATGGCATTTGGGCAAAGAGGGAACCAAACGGTTTGGTGAATTAAAATCCCTCATTCCGGATATCACCCAGCGAATGCTTGTGAATCAGTTACGCGAGCTTGAAGATCATCTCATCGTTCACCGGGAAGTGTATCCTGTCGTTCCACCTAAAGTTGAATACTCATTGACTGAATATGGAGAGAGTCTTATTCCGATTTTGGATGCTATGTACCAATGGGGAAAAGATTACATCAGAGATGTGCTGGATCAGGAAACACCGTATAAATCAGGTACTTAG
- a CDS encoding ATP-binding protein encodes MSKNSTNFRLPKSKGIDVATSYTPKECAKKVKRIVFAPANRLIVEEFITIIGMKERFETYDVPVPNKIVMFGPPGTGKTLTAFYLAARLELPLILVRLDAIIHSHLGETGSNIRKVFDYAKTTPCVLFLDEFDAIGRTRDSNDEVKEMARAVNTLLQCLDEFEGSSVFIAATNLEEELDQAIWRRFDTKMTYGMPDDNGRSEFIRLLIDDFEQAEPLQGITSALLAGCSFADMEQIILKAKRKAIIDDSPLKPVHLKDAYSEYKPRTSG; translated from the coding sequence ATGAGTAAAAATAGCACCAATTTCCGCCTTCCCAAGTCCAAAGGTATAGATGTGGCGACGTCATATACACCTAAAGAATGCGCAAAAAAAGTGAAGCGGATCGTATTTGCGCCTGCTAACCGGCTGATCGTGGAAGAGTTCATCACGATTATCGGAATGAAAGAGCGGTTCGAAACCTATGATGTGCCGGTACCCAATAAAATTGTCATGTTCGGTCCGCCGGGTACAGGAAAAACACTAACCGCGTTTTATCTTGCCGCGCGCCTGGAGCTGCCGCTGATTCTAGTCCGGCTGGACGCGATCATTCATAGTCATTTGGGAGAGACGGGGAGCAACATCCGCAAAGTTTTTGATTACGCCAAAACAACGCCGTGTGTCCTGTTCCTTGACGAATTCGACGCGATCGGCAGAACGCGCGACAGCAATGATGAAGTCAAGGAAATGGCCAGAGCCGTCAATACATTGCTGCAATGCCTGGATGAATTTGAGGGGAGCAGCGTGTTCATTGCCGCTACCAATCTGGAGGAGGAATTGGACCAGGCAATCTGGCGCAGATTTGATACGAAAATGACTTACGGGATGCCGGATGATAACGGAAGAAGCGAATTCATTCGTTTACTTATAGACGATTTTGAGCAAGCCGAACCGCTTCAAGGGATAACCTCAGCTTTGCTTGCAGGCTGCAGCTTTGCCGATATGGAACAAATCATTCTCAAGGCGAAGCGAAAGGCCATTATCGATGACAGCCCCCTCAAACCTGTACACCTTAAAGATGCTTATTCGGAATATAAGCCCAGAACCAGCGGATAA